Proteins from a genomic interval of Caulobacter rhizosphaerae:
- a CDS encoding lysophospholipid acyltransferase family protein: protein MIYLRSFLFQLFFWLWSVVWAIGMIVTYPLPRRANTWSLSTWSKGLIWALRWLADIKVEVRGEPYRPTGPALVAAKHQSMFDVFSQFALLPDACFVMKKELLMVPLFGWHGLKARMIVVDRDGHSAALKKLVRDAVDRMRETRQVVIFPEGTRGEVGVPGDYKPGIAALYREMNLPVTPLALNCGVHWPRGWLRPPGTIVFEYLPPIPAGLKRGEFMRELQTRIDTATKALEDEGL from the coding sequence TTGATCTATCTGCGCTCGTTCCTGTTCCAGCTGTTCTTCTGGCTATGGTCGGTGGTCTGGGCGATCGGCATGATCGTCACCTACCCCCTGCCGCGCCGCGCCAACACCTGGTCGCTGTCGACCTGGTCCAAGGGCCTGATCTGGGCCCTGCGCTGGCTGGCCGACATCAAGGTCGAGGTGCGCGGCGAGCCGTACCGGCCCACCGGCCCGGCCCTGGTGGCGGCCAAGCACCAGTCGATGTTCGACGTCTTCAGCCAGTTCGCCCTGCTGCCCGACGCCTGCTTCGTGATGAAGAAGGAATTGCTGATGGTGCCGCTGTTCGGCTGGCACGGGCTGAAGGCCCGGATGATCGTCGTCGATCGGGACGGCCATTCGGCGGCGCTGAAGAAGCTGGTGCGCGACGCGGTCGACCGCATGAGGGAGACCCGCCAGGTCGTGATCTTCCCGGAAGGCACGCGCGGCGAGGTCGGCGTCCCCGGCGACTACAAGCCCGGCATCGCGGCGCTGTACCGCGAGATGAACCTGCCGGTCACGCCCCTGGCCCTGAACTGCGGCGTGCACTGGCCGCGCGGCTGGCTGCGCCCGCCGGGCACGATCGTCTTCGAATACCTGCCGCCGATCCCCGCCGGCCTCAAGCGCGGCGAATTCATGCGCGAGCTGCAGACCCGGATCGACACCGCCACCAAGGCCCTGGAGGACGAGGGGCTGTAG
- the ftsE gene encoding cell division ATP-binding protein FtsE, with product MSTRPSDTPLRTADVQDGDTVPVVRFEGVSMRYGRGPETLSDLRFTLHPGSFHFLTGPSGAGKSSLLKLIYLAHRASRGRVELFGRDISLTRPEDLPFVRRRIGVVFQDFRLLDHLPVFDNAALPLRIAGRKPASYRDDVAELLQWVGLGERMHALPATLSGGEKQRLAIARAVVDRPDVLLADEPTGNVDPAMSLRLLRLFVELNRLGTTVLIATHDEDLVARANRPTLHLENGRLVDVADTSPEPDYDRGYDDEDDAEDEA from the coding sequence ATGTCCACACGACCCAGCGACACACCCTTGCGCACTGCAGACGTCCAGGATGGCGACACCGTCCCCGTCGTGCGCTTCGAGGGGGTCTCGATGCGGTATGGACGGGGGCCGGAAACGCTCAGCGATCTCAGGTTCACCCTACACCCAGGGTCTTTCCATTTCCTCACCGGACCGTCGGGAGCGGGCAAGAGTTCGCTTCTGAAGCTGATCTACCTGGCCCACCGTGCGTCAAGGGGCCGCGTCGAGCTGTTCGGCCGCGACATCAGCCTGACCCGGCCGGAGGACCTGCCGTTCGTGCGCCGCCGGATCGGGGTGGTGTTCCAGGACTTTCGCCTGCTGGACCACCTGCCGGTGTTCGACAACGCCGCCCTGCCCCTGCGCATCGCCGGCCGCAAGCCGGCCAGCTACCGCGACGACGTGGCCGAGCTGCTGCAATGGGTGGGGCTGGGCGAGCGCATGCACGCCCTGCCGGCCACCCTCTCGGGCGGCGAGAAGCAGCGCCTGGCCATCGCCCGCGCCGTGGTCGACCGTCCCGACGTGCTGCTGGCCGACGAGCCGACCGGCAATGTCGATCCGGCCATGTCGCTGCGCCTGCTGCGGCTGTTCGTCGAGCTGAACCGCCTGGGCACCACGGTGCTGATCGCCACCCATGACGAGGATCTGGTCGCCCGCGCCAACCGCCCGACCCTGCACCTGGAGAACGGCCGCCTGGTCGATGTCGCCGACACGTCGCCGGAGCCCGACTATGACCGGGGCTATGACGACGAGGACGACGCGGAGGACGAGGCATGA
- a CDS encoding prephenate/arogenate dehydrogenase family protein: MSHPGILYPKMTVIGCGLIGGSIIRAAREHGVVGQVTVADASEAHRARVIELGIADHVTGDIGEAVKDADLVVIATPVLSTAEVAAALAPHLKPGATLTDVGSTKANVVEAFKALDLSKVFVIPGHPIAGTEQSGPDAGFAELFENRWTILTPAESDDEAYAAAVARLSAFWRAFGAQVELMDDKHHDLVLAVVSHLPHLIAYTIVGSAADLENVTESEVIKFSASGFRDFTRIAASDPTMWRDIFVANKDAVLEMLGRFTEDLQAMSRAIRWGDADTLHAHFTRTRAIRRGIVAAGQESAEPNFGRDRGKH; encoded by the coding sequence ATGAGCCACCCCGGCATTCTTTACCCCAAGATGACCGTGATCGGCTGCGGCCTGATCGGCGGCTCGATCATCCGCGCGGCCCGCGAGCACGGCGTGGTCGGCCAGGTCACCGTCGCCGACGCCAGCGAGGCGCACCGCGCCCGGGTGATCGAGCTGGGCATCGCCGACCACGTGACCGGCGACATCGGCGAGGCCGTGAAGGACGCCGACCTGGTGGTCATCGCCACGCCGGTGCTGTCGACGGCCGAGGTCGCCGCCGCCCTGGCCCCGCACCTGAAGCCGGGCGCCACCCTGACCGACGTCGGCTCGACCAAGGCCAATGTCGTCGAGGCGTTCAAGGCGCTCGACCTGTCCAAGGTGTTCGTGATCCCCGGCCACCCGATCGCCGGCACCGAGCAGTCGGGCCCCGACGCCGGCTTCGCCGAGCTGTTCGAGAACCGCTGGACCATCCTGACCCCGGCCGAGAGCGACGACGAGGCCTACGCCGCCGCCGTCGCCCGGCTCAGCGCCTTCTGGCGGGCGTTCGGCGCCCAGGTCGAGCTGATGGACGACAAGCACCACGACCTGGTGCTGGCCGTGGTCAGCCACCTGCCCCACCTGATCGCCTACACCATCGTCGGCAGCGCCGCCGACCTGGAGAACGTCACCGAGAGCGAGGTGATCAAGTTCTCGGCCTCGGGCTTCCGCGACTTCACCCGCATCGCCGCCAGCGACCCGACCATGTGGCGCGACATCTTCGTGGCCAACAAGGACGCGGTGCTGGAGATGCTGGGCCGGTTCACCGAGGACCTGCAGGCCATGAGCCGCGCCATCCGCTGGGGCGACGCCGACACCCTGCACGCCCACTTCACCCGCACCCGCGCCATCCGCCGCGGCATCGTCGCCGCCGGCCAGGAAAGCGCCGAGCCGAACTTCGGCCGCGACCGCGGGAAGCACTAG
- a CDS encoding YdcF family protein — MKSFAALLILVMIWFVGLLAFTSRVDQSTPAQEPPVADGVVVLTGASNVRLEQATKLLEAGKGKRLLISGVNREASRDDVLGVTKAVRPIYDCCVDLGYAAADTIGNASESAEWAKAKDYHSLIVVTADYHMPRSMLELHAAMPDVTLHPYPVVTESLNAHRWWKGGTSARRMIVEYCKYLAILGREAFLKLGPQDKADPKPAKEAS; from the coding sequence GTGAAAAGCTTCGCCGCACTGCTGATCCTGGTGATGATCTGGTTCGTGGGCCTGCTGGCCTTCACCAGCCGGGTCGACCAGTCGACCCCGGCCCAGGAACCGCCCGTGGCGGACGGGGTGGTGGTGCTGACCGGGGCCTCGAACGTGCGGCTGGAACAGGCGACCAAGCTGCTGGAGGCCGGCAAGGGCAAGCGCCTGCTGATCTCGGGCGTCAACCGCGAGGCCTCGCGCGACGACGTGCTGGGCGTGACCAAGGCGGTGCGGCCGATCTACGACTGCTGCGTCGACCTGGGCTACGCGGCCGCCGACACCATCGGCAACGCCAGCGAAAGCGCCGAATGGGCCAAGGCCAAGGACTATCACAGCCTGATCGTGGTCACGGCCGACTACCACATGCCGCGCTCGATGCTGGAACTGCACGCGGCCATGCCCGACGTGACCCTGCACCCCTACCCCGTCGTAACCGAGAGCCTGAACGCCCACCGCTGGTGGAAAGGCGGCACGAGCGCGCGGCGGATGATCGTGGAATACTGCAAGTACCTGGCGATCCTGGGCCGCGAGGCGTTCCTCAAGCTGGGTCCCCAGGACAAGGCCGATCCGAAACCGGCGAAGGAAGCCTCTTGA
- a CDS encoding aspartyl/asparaginyl beta-hydroxylase domain-containing protein — protein MAFPDRLQLPLSFDPARLACDLDALAAAPWTAHYVQQNYEGDWSVIPLRCAAGETHPIRMIYSDPTATAFVDTPMLAACSYFQDVIAAFVCEVRAVRLMRLGPGSVIKAHTDLDLDIESGAARIHVPVVTNPDVDFQLNGSRIEMAAGQAWYLRLSDPHAVANRGAGDRVHLVLDLMADDWLRGFFEPSAGDMPLRRVP, from the coding sequence ATGGCGTTCCCGGACAGATTGCAACTGCCGCTGAGCTTCGACCCGGCCCGGCTGGCCTGCGACCTCGACGCCCTGGCCGCCGCGCCCTGGACCGCCCACTACGTCCAGCAGAACTACGAGGGCGACTGGAGCGTGATCCCGCTGCGCTGCGCGGCGGGCGAGACCCACCCGATCCGGATGATCTATTCGGACCCGACCGCCACGGCCTTTGTCGACACGCCGATGCTGGCGGCCTGTTCCTACTTCCAGGACGTCATCGCCGCCTTCGTCTGCGAGGTGCGCGCCGTGCGGCTGATGCGGTTGGGGCCGGGTTCGGTGATTAAGGCGCATACGGACCTGGACCTGGACATCGAGTCCGGCGCGGCCCGCATCCATGTGCCGGTGGTCACCAATCCCGATGTCGATTTCCAGCTCAATGGCTCGCGGATCGAAATGGCGGCGGGCCAGGCCTGGTACCTGCGCCTCAGCGACCCTCACGCCGTGGCCAATCGCGGAGCCGGCGACCGCGTGCACCTGGTGCTGGACCTGATGGCGGACGACTGGCTGCGAGGGTTTTTCGAGCCTTCCGCCGGGGACATGCCCTTGCGGCGTGTCCCCTGA
- a CDS encoding chorismate mutase produces the protein MGSDAGDATPSLDEVRWRIDAIDGELLALLDERAGLARAVAAAKQAAGDTGFGLRPGREALIVRKLVEAPRKAASDALVIRVWRELMADSLARQGPYHLTVWGGSNPARAVELTRLRFGVAPPMTVAATDKEALAAAKTPWGVGVLGLVPDNAWWGRLLAEPRLKIFAALPCLERWGPQVAFAVAEVEVEPTGGDQTFWVTDSPKAAAAIIEALSADGVAAELVAEAGGLKLFALLGFYQAGDARLTRAPGSLTGVIGAAPTQFDV, from the coding sequence ATGGGTAGCGACGCAGGCGACGCGACGCCTTCGCTGGACGAGGTCCGATGGCGTATCGACGCCATCGACGGTGAGCTTCTGGCCCTGCTGGACGAGCGGGCCGGCCTGGCGCGCGCCGTGGCGGCCGCCAAGCAGGCGGCCGGCGACACCGGCTTCGGCCTGCGCCCCGGCCGCGAGGCCCTGATCGTCCGCAAGCTGGTCGAAGCCCCCCGCAAGGCCGCCAGCGACGCTCTGGTCATCCGCGTCTGGCGCGAGTTGATGGCCGACAGCCTCGCCCGCCAGGGCCCCTATCACCTGACCGTCTGGGGCGGCTCCAACCCCGCCCGCGCCGTCGAACTGACCCGCCTGCGGTTCGGCGTCGCCCCGCCGATGACCGTGGCCGCCACCGACAAGGAGGCCCTGGCCGCCGCCAAGACCCCGTGGGGCGTGGGCGTCCTGGGCCTGGTCCCGGACAACGCCTGGTGGGGCCGGCTGCTGGCCGAGCCGCGGCTGAAGATCTTCGCCGCCCTGCCCTGCCTGGAGCGCTGGGGCCCGCAGGTCGCCTTCGCCGTCGCCGAGGTCGAGGTCGAGCCGACCGGCGGCGACCAGACCTTCTGGGTCACCGACAGCCCTAAGGCCGCCGCCGCCATCATCGAGGCCCTGTCCGCCGACGGCGTGGCCGCCGAGCTGGTCGCCGAGGCCGGCGGTCTGAAGCTGTTCGCGCTGCTGGGTTTCTACCAGGCCGGCGACGCGCGCCTGACCCGCGCGCCGGGCTCCCTTACCGGCGTCATCGGGGCTGCGCCGACCCAGTTCGACGTGTAG
- a CDS encoding cell division protein FtsX, with the protein MSAFSVARWKPGQLLPPRDARDGSLVFVVAVLCFLACLTALAALASTRAATGWTAQLTGSATVVVRPRASESPDSAAARAAETLSGVKGVTEARALSKDKAEALLEPWIGREALIADLPVPRLVTLDLDPKAPATAAVLNKALKDANVDAVVDDHSRWIADIERAARLAGWAAIGVFGLIATAAGAVIVFATRAALTARHDIVEVLHLSGAEDGFIANLFQNRFAGMAFFAGLLGGAGAAMIGAAARLVGGGQGLTPVLPLAWIDLLAPLPCPLVAALVAGIAARAASLRLLRGMP; encoded by the coding sequence ATGAGCGCCTTCTCCGTCGCCCGCTGGAAGCCGGGACAGCTGCTGCCGCCGCGCGACGCCCGCGACGGCTCGCTGGTGTTCGTGGTCGCGGTGCTGTGCTTCCTGGCCTGCCTGACGGCCCTGGCGGCCCTGGCCTCGACCCGCGCGGCCACCGGCTGGACCGCCCAGCTGACCGGCTCGGCCACGGTGGTGGTCCGCCCCCGCGCCAGCGAGAGCCCCGACAGCGCCGCCGCCCGCGCCGCCGAGACCCTGTCGGGCGTCAAGGGCGTGACCGAGGCCCGCGCCCTGTCCAAGGACAAGGCCGAGGCCCTGCTCGAGCCCTGGATCGGCCGCGAAGCGCTGATCGCCGACCTGCCCGTGCCGCGCCTGGTGACCCTGGACCTGGACCCCAAGGCGCCCGCCACGGCCGCGGTGCTGAACAAGGCCCTGAAGGACGCCAATGTCGACGCCGTGGTCGACGACCACAGCCGCTGGATCGCCGACATCGAGCGCGCGGCGCGCCTGGCCGGCTGGGCGGCCATCGGCGTGTTCGGCTTGATCGCCACGGCGGCGGGGGCCGTGATCGTGTTCGCCACCCGCGCCGCCCTGACCGCGCGTCATGACATCGTCGAGGTGCTGCACCTGTCGGGAGCCGAGGACGGCTTCATCGCCAACCTGTTCCAGAACCGCTTCGCCGGCATGGCCTTCTTCGCCGGCTTGCTGGGCGGGGCGGGCGCGGCCATGATCGGGGCGGCGGCGCGGCTCGTGGGGGGCGGCCAGGGCCTGACGCCGGTCCTGCCGCTGGCCTGGATCGACCTCCTGGCGCCCCTGCCCTGCCCGCTGGTGGCGGCGCTGGTGGCCGGGATCGCCGCGCGCGCGGCCTCCCTGCGCCTGTTGAGAGGCATGCCGTGA
- a CDS encoding aspartyl beta-hydroxylase — translation MPARLETTTSTADPLTTLRALVLRDVALQDALGDIKDFTVFAERAAEAAQARGLDLDAETVRDLLYASPRPPVIDGLTPTPGWLPAEVSEVGGRPAITWTRFGRRRLDEPFYDDSLVRRRFLPFSRLFGVRTALSDLAAWSAALAAQQPAGLIFHMSRCGSTLAAQMLAASPANVVVSEAAPLNAVTRRDDLDGDAKAALLRAMVAALGQARNGETRLFLKLDCWHSRDLPLFRRAFPHTPWVFLYREPVEVMVSQARRRGVQMVPSLVPPATFGVDLPDGVPDEDYCARVLAAVCEGAVRHYPVGGGRLVNYCQLPEALFTQILPHFGVTPSDAELQGMRAAAVRDAKAPEQAFTPDGLDKRQAATPALRLVCERRLDAVYRRLEAMRAAGD, via the coding sequence ATGCCGGCCAGGCTGGAGACCACGACGTCGACTGCGGATCCTCTGACGACGCTGCGGGCCCTGGTCCTGCGCGACGTCGCCTTGCAGGACGCGCTGGGCGACATCAAGGACTTCACGGTCTTCGCCGAGCGCGCGGCCGAGGCGGCGCAGGCCCGAGGCCTCGATCTCGACGCCGAGACGGTGCGCGACCTGCTCTACGCCTCGCCCCGGCCGCCCGTCATCGACGGCTTGACGCCGACGCCCGGCTGGCTGCCGGCCGAGGTGAGCGAAGTCGGCGGTCGCCCCGCGATCACCTGGACGCGCTTTGGCCGGCGGCGGCTGGACGAGCCGTTCTACGATGACTCGCTGGTCCGCCGACGCTTCCTGCCGTTCAGCCGGCTGTTCGGCGTGCGCACCGCCCTGAGCGACCTGGCGGCCTGGTCCGCCGCCCTGGCCGCCCAGCAGCCGGCCGGCCTGATCTTCCACATGTCGCGCTGCGGCTCGACCCTGGCGGCCCAGATGCTGGCCGCTTCGCCCGCCAACGTCGTGGTATCCGAGGCCGCGCCGCTCAACGCCGTCACCCGGCGGGATGACCTGGACGGCGACGCCAAGGCCGCCCTGCTGCGGGCCATGGTGGCCGCCCTGGGCCAGGCGCGGAACGGCGAGACCCGGCTGTTCCTCAAGCTCGACTGCTGGCACAGCCGCGACCTGCCGCTGTTCCGGCGCGCCTTTCCCCATACGCCCTGGGTGTTCCTCTATCGCGAGCCCGTCGAGGTGATGGTCTCGCAGGCCCGGCGGCGCGGCGTGCAGATGGTCCCCAGCCTGGTTCCCCCGGCGACCTTCGGCGTCGACCTACCGGACGGCGTGCCCGACGAGGACTACTGCGCGCGGGTGCTGGCGGCGGTGTGCGAGGGCGCCGTGCGGCATTATCCGGTCGGCGGCGGCCGGCTGGTCAACTACTGCCAGCTGCCTGAGGCGCTGTTCACGCAGATCCTGCCGCACTTCGGGGTGACGCCCTCGGACGCCGAGCTCCAGGGCATGCGCGCCGCCGCCGTCCGTGACGCCAAGGCCCCCGAGCAGGCTTTTACGCCCGACGGACTGGACAAACGACAGGCGGCGACCCCGGCGCTGCGTTTAGTCTGCGAACGGCGGCTGGACGCGGTGTACCGGCGGCTGGAGGCGATGCGGGCGGCGGGAGATTGA
- a CDS encoding gamma-glutamylcyclotransferase — protein sequence MSVAGSEDRWVFGYGSLMWRPGFPFIERRTAVLHGRRRAFCIYSVHHRGTYERPGLVLGLAPGGAVRGVAYRVAGAQWPEVYAYLREREQPTETYFEAWSELKIDGNGKVRSLVFLSDRKHGQWAGALTLEQQAELIAGAQGLSGRNIDYLRDLVMHLREDGVRDHAMETLLKMVEAREGA from the coding sequence ATGAGCGTTGCAGGCAGCGAAGACCGCTGGGTGTTCGGATATGGATCGCTGATGTGGCGGCCCGGGTTCCCGTTCATAGAGCGAAGAACCGCGGTGCTCCATGGCCGACGCCGCGCCTTCTGCATCTATTCGGTCCACCATCGGGGCACCTACGAGCGGCCGGGCCTGGTGCTGGGCCTGGCCCCCGGCGGCGCGGTGCGCGGCGTCGCCTACCGGGTGGCCGGGGCGCAGTGGCCGGAGGTCTACGCCTATCTGCGCGAGCGCGAGCAACCGACCGAGACCTATTTCGAGGCCTGGTCCGAGTTGAAGATCGATGGAAACGGCAAGGTTAGGTCGCTGGTGTTCCTCTCCGACAGGAAGCACGGCCAGTGGGCGGGGGCATTGACCCTGGAGCAGCAGGCCGAGCTGATCGCCGGCGCCCAGGGCCTGTCGGGCCGCAACATCGACTACCTGCGCGACCTGGTCATGCATCTGCGCGAGGACGGCGTGCGCGACCACGCCATGGAGACCCTGCTGAAGATGGTGGAGGCCCGGGAAGGGGCCTGA
- a CDS encoding DUF2125 domain-containing protein, which translates to MTHNAAAPSRKPRRRGLLAPFVLLLIVALGWSVAWLWLRGQAEQRMDATALSLKSRGYDLSWESRTFTGYPFRMDVRLVNARVAEPSGWAVRAPELNGEANAYDIGHWVIVAPRGVVMTRPVNGDVQITGQALRASFAGFKQYPPRISIEGANLVFTPAPGAAPFPLLSTAGLQLHVRPGPDDQGAIFFEAKGAKARFTGLLGRIAADRTADLIWDSKISKISALHGASWADAVGDWSDAGGTLTVQQGRLTAGEALLDAKSGALTVDDDGRLRGALDVTVREVASPDQALKSPEAAAAAVAQALGRDPTLSATLKFDNGRTRLGLFDTGPAPRVY; encoded by the coding sequence ATGACCCATAACGCCGCCGCCCCGTCCCGCAAGCCCCGGCGTCGCGGTCTGCTGGCGCCTTTCGTGCTGCTGCTGATAGTTGCCCTGGGCTGGAGCGTCGCCTGGCTATGGTTGCGCGGCCAGGCCGAGCAGCGGATGGACGCCACGGCCCTGTCGCTGAAGTCGCGCGGCTACGACCTGTCGTGGGAGAGCCGGACCTTCACCGGCTATCCGTTCCGCATGGACGTGCGGCTGGTCAACGCCCGGGTCGCCGAGCCGTCGGGCTGGGCCGTGCGGGCGCCGGAACTGAACGGCGAGGCCAACGCCTACGACATCGGCCACTGGGTGATCGTCGCGCCCCGGGGCGTGGTCATGACCCGGCCAGTCAATGGCGACGTGCAGATCACCGGCCAGGCCCTGCGCGCCAGCTTCGCCGGCTTCAAGCAATACCCGCCGCGCATCTCGATCGAGGGCGCGAACCTGGTCTTCACGCCCGCGCCGGGCGCCGCCCCGTTCCCCCTGCTGTCGACGGCGGGCCTGCAGTTGCACGTGCGGCCCGGCCCCGACGACCAAGGCGCGATCTTCTTCGAGGCCAAGGGGGCCAAGGCCCGCTTCACCGGCCTGCTGGGCCGCATCGCCGCGGACCGCACCGCCGACCTGATCTGGGACTCCAAGATCAGCAAGATCAGCGCCCTGCACGGGGCCAGCTGGGCCGACGCGGTCGGCGACTGGTCCGACGCCGGCGGGACCCTGACCGTCCAGCAGGGCCGGCTGACCGCGGGCGAGGCGCTGCTGGACGCCAAGTCCGGGGCGCTGACCGTCGACGACGACGGCCGCCTGCGCGGCGCGCTGGACGTCACGGTGCGCGAGGTCGCCTCGCCCGACCAGGCGCTGAAAAGCCCGGAAGCCGCCGCCGCGGCGGTCGCCCAGGCTCTGGGCCGCGACCCGACCCTGTCGGCCACCCTGAAGTTCGACAACGGCCGCACCCGCCTGGGCCTGTTCGACACCGGGCCTGCGCCGCGGGTCTATTGA
- the hisC gene encoding histidinol-phosphate transaminase, with protein MTAPTTDRFAAPRPTPKPGILDIAAYVGGKSKIEGVAHPVKLSSNENILGSSDKAKAAYRDAVDRMHMYPDGKGSALRAAIAAHYRLEVERITLGDGSDEIFALLNQVYLEPGDNIVQGEHGFAAYAIGARACQGEVRFAKEPGQRVAVDEIVKCVDERTRLVFVANPANPTGTWLTGEEIRALHAALPPSVVLVLDGAYAEFCTDPRFEDGLDLARNAENVIVTRTFSKLHGLAALRVGWGYGPAGIIEPLERIRPPFNTSIPAQDAAIAALADLDFQQRSVALVEQWRAWLTQQIGGLGLEVTPSAANFVLINFPATPGKTALEAEAFLASKGYLVRAVGNYNLPNAIRVTVGLEEHNRAVVDLLREFVSR; from the coding sequence ATGACCGCTCCGACCACCGACCGCTTCGCCGCGCCGCGCCCCACGCCCAAGCCGGGCATCCTCGACATCGCCGCCTATGTGGGCGGCAAGTCGAAGATCGAGGGCGTCGCCCATCCGGTGAAGCTGTCGAGCAACGAGAACATCCTGGGCAGCAGCGACAAGGCCAAGGCCGCCTATCGCGACGCGGTCGACCGGATGCATATGTATCCGGACGGCAAGGGCTCGGCCCTGCGCGCCGCCATCGCCGCCCACTACCGCCTGGAGGTCGAGCGCATCACCCTGGGCGACGGCAGCGACGAGATCTTCGCCCTGCTGAACCAGGTCTATCTGGAGCCCGGCGACAACATCGTCCAGGGCGAGCACGGCTTCGCCGCCTACGCCATCGGGGCCCGCGCCTGCCAGGGCGAGGTCCGCTTCGCCAAGGAGCCGGGCCAGCGCGTCGCCGTCGACGAGATCGTCAAGTGCGTGGACGAGCGCACCCGCCTGGTGTTCGTCGCCAACCCCGCCAACCCGACCGGCACCTGGCTGACCGGCGAGGAGATCCGCGCCCTGCACGCGGCCCTGCCGCCCTCGGTGGTGCTGGTGCTGGACGGGGCCTATGCCGAGTTCTGCACCGACCCGCGCTTCGAGGACGGGCTGGACCTGGCCCGCAACGCCGAGAACGTCATCGTCACCCGCACCTTCTCCAAGCTGCACGGCCTAGCCGCCCTGCGCGTGGGCTGGGGCTATGGACCGGCCGGGATCATCGAACCGCTGGAGCGCATCCGCCCGCCGTTCAACACCTCGATCCCCGCCCAGGACGCGGCCATCGCCGCCCTGGCCGACTTGGACTTCCAGCAGCGCTCGGTCGCTCTGGTCGAGCAGTGGCGCGCCTGGCTGACCCAGCAGATCGGCGGCCTGGGCCTGGAGGTCACCCCGTCGGCGGCCAATTTCGTGCTGATCAACTTCCCCGCCACGCCCGGCAAGACCGCGCTCGAGGCCGAGGCGTTCCTGGCCTCGAAGGGCTACCTGGTCCGCGCCGTGGGCAACTATAACCTGCCCAACGCCATCCGCGTGACCGTGGGGCTGGAGGAGCACAACCGGGCCGTGGTCGACCTGCTGCGCGAGTTCGTTTCGCGATGA